The Fusobacterium necrophorum subsp. necrophorum genome includes the window ACCGACCTTTCAATAAATTTGGAGCGATTTTCATGCATAATTTCGACATTTTTCTTCCCCATAGCACGACGCAGCAAATCCGCTTCTCCCAAACTGTAATCCGCCATGATGTTGGCAATTTTCATCACCTGTTCCTGGTAAAGAATCACTCCGTAAGTTTCTTCCAATACTTCCTGCAAACTGACATGAGGATAGACAATAGCTTTTTTTCCATGCTTACGCTCAATAAAATCATCTACCATTCCGGAGCCCAAAGGTCCCGGACGATACAAAGACAAAAGTGCTATAATGTCTCCGAATGAATTCGGTTTTAAACGCTTCAAAATACTGCGAAGTCCTCTGGATTCCATTTGAAAGACTCCAAAACTGTCTCCTCTGGAAAGCATATCATATACTTTTTCATCTTGTAAGGAAATCTCGGATAATACTATTTTTTTATCGGTATTTTCCTCTATATAGTCCTGCGTCCTCTGAAGAATGGTAAGCGTTCTAAGTCCTAAAAAATCAATTTTTAATAGACCCAATTCTTCCAATTCCTTCATTTGGTATTGGGTCGACACAATGCCGTTTTTCGAATCCGCATAGAGAGGAACACTCTCTGTCAGAGATTTTTTCGTAATCAACACTCCGGCGGCATGGGTGGAAATATGCCTCACCTTGTTTTCAATTCTTATAGCGGTATTGATCACATTTTTGAGTTCCACATCCTGTTGATACATTGTCTTTAAGTCGATATTTTCCTCCAAAACTTCCCGTAGGGATGCAAACATCGGAATACATTTGGCAGCCTTGTCAATTTTGGAAAGTTCGACTTCCATGACTCTTCCCACATCTCGAATTGCCGCTCTCGCCTTAAGAGTTCCGAAGGTAGAAATTTGAGCTACCTTGTCCTGCCCATATTTGTGAACCACATAATCAATAATTTCCTGTCTTCTCTCTTGGCAAATATCAATATCAATGTCCGGCATGGAAATTCTTTCCGGATTTAAAAAACGCTCAAAAATCAAATGATATTCCAAAGGATCCAATTGTGTGATTTCCAAAGCATAGGCAACCAAACTTCCGGCAGCCGATCCTCTTCCGGGACCAATCGGAATCTTCTTCTTTCTGGCAAAGGCAATAAAATCCCATACGACAACAAAATATCCGGCATAACCCATTTTATTGATAATGGACAATTCATATTCCGCTCTTTCCACAATTGCCTCATCCAAACCTCGCGGGTATCTTTTTGCCAAGCCCTCATAGGTCAATTTTTTCAAATATTCTTCCAAGCTGGCAATTCCCTCCGGCAGCGTATAATCCGGAAATTGAAATTCGTGCATCGGAATCCACAGCTGACAACGCTTGGCTATTTCTACAGAATTTTGAATCGCCTCCGCATATTGTTCCCCCAGCATAGCATACATTTCTTCATAACTTTTTAAGTACAAATCCTGCATTTCAATTCTCATTCTTTTTTCATCCGAAATATGAGAACCGGTTTGAATACACAGGATAACATCCTGCAACAAATGTTCTCCCTTGTTGACATAGTGCGTATCGTTGGTTGCAACCAAAGGAATCTGTAATTTTTTTCCGAAAGCATATAATGCTTCATTCACTTGTCTCTGTTCTTTCTCTTCATGTGCCTGGACTTCCAAATAAAAATTTTCCTTTCCGAAAATATCCTGATATTCTCGAATACAAGCCTCTATCTTAGACTCTTCCGCTCCTTCCAAAATATAAGAAGCGATTTCTCCGTTTAAACAGGCGGAAAGAGCAAGAATCCCTTTGGAATACTTTCGAAGAAGCTCCTTGTCAATTCTCGGTTTATAATAAAAACCCTCTAAATAGGCAAGAGAAGACAGGCGCATTAAATTTTGATAGCCTTCATAGTTTTCCGCCAATAAAATCAAATGAAAATTTCGACCTTTTTTCTCTTCCAAAGGAAATTCACTAAGATATACTTCCACTCCAATGATGGCTTTCAATCCATATTTTTGAGCCTTCTGGTAAAATTCCAAAGCTCCGAACATATTTCCATGATCCGTGATTGCAATGGCTTTCATTCGCAAAGCCTTCGCCCTCTTCATATAATCTTCGATTTTCCCCACACCATCCAGCAAACTATATTCCGTATGTAAATGTAAATGAACGAAATCTCCCATGACAATCTCCTTCTCTACCAATTCATATAATACCCGTATTCCTTAAATAATTTGGATAAGGCTCCCATATCTTCTTCTTTTACCATAATATGATATTCCTCTCCGCGAAGAATGAATTCTTGAAATCTTTTGTCTTTGCTGACAATCGAAATCAGTTCCTTGTCTTCTTTCAGCTTTAAAACCCGATACTCCGGTTTCCATGAGATTGCTCTGCTTTTCACTGCCAATTCTTCCAGAAAATCAATCCAAATTTGCGGTTTTAGCTCCGGAATTTTAGAATGAAATTCTTCAATCCGCTCTTGTAGAGAACCGTTTTCTTCCAAGCTTCTTAAAAAGCTCTCTTTGGTTACTTTGTACTTATTGTTCGCAATTTTCTGTCCGATTCTTTCCAAAAACATCGTTTTAGTAGGGGCATCTCCCAATAGAGTGATGATTAAATGTTCGTCGTCCAATAAAATCTCATTTTCTTCTGTCACTTTTTTAAATTCATACTCTTCCGTCCTTCCCAAGACATATTCCCCCAAGCGGGTCAAACGAATGTATTGTAAGCCGTCATACTTACTTAAATATCCATTTTTTAAATACAAATAGCTGTCTTCGTCAGGCATATTATAGTATAACTCAAAAATTCCTAAAGTCCCTAATAGAAAGAAAAAACTTTTTACAAAAGGAATGACAATATAATCACGATAACGATCATGATTGGTAATTCTTGTTCTCTCATAATTTGCCTCGTTAATATAAATATAATCCTTTACATCCTGAATATCAATCAACTCATAGAACTTATCCTGAAATAAAATGGATTTTACGATATTATCGACACTGACAAGCATTCCTGCTTCCAACTCCTCCAGAACTTCCAAAATACTCTGAATACATTTCTTAAGCTGCTCGGAATGCTGCCAAATATTTTTGACTCCCTTCAGAAAATTCAAAAATAAGCCGGAATAACAGTAGCTCTCTTCTTTTACCAATTCCGTTGACAACAAATCCTGAACAATATTTTTAATATTGCTTGCTTGAAAGTAATCTTTTCTCTTATACTTTTCTTTGATTAGAAAAAAGAATAGAGATAGGGTCTCGGTTTTCAAGTAATCCAAATCTTTCGCATCGACATAATATTCCGTGATATTACAATACTTTTTCATGTTCAATTTGGATTCTTTCAAAATTTTTCCACTGCTGGAGAGAGCGATTCCTCCCTGTTCATAAAATTCGAAATATTTCGTCAAATTTTCCAAAATTTCCTGTTCATTATTTTCTTTTTTCATATATTTCGGAGAATGTACCGCCTGTAGATGTATTTCTTTCGGTTTTTTCATAAATTGTCGAATATAGCGTAAAATATCATAGTGCAATTCAAAATAATCTCGATTTTTCGCATCCTTTGCCAATTTAAAAAAACTATACTTTCCGGATAGTTCTTTTAAAAATCGATTTTCCTCCGAGTAGTATTTTTCTTTGTCTTCCACCGAAAGATAATAACGTCCTCCCCAAGCCAAAGTTTCAAAAATATCCTGTATTTCTTTGTCCAAAGTGAAAAATAATTTTGGAAAGAGCTCTTCGGAACAATAGCATTCTTCCAATAAAGCTAAAAATACTTCCTTTTCTGTGGCAGGTCCTATCATGGAAATGGAAAAAACATCCAAGTCTTTTCCTATGTATCCCTCCGCAATCCAATCCAAAAAATACGCTTTATACAAACGAAATAAAGTTTCTCGTTGATAAAATTGGAACATGGCTTCCCGACATCGTTCTTTTTTTTGCTCCATAGTACTACCTTTCTTTTATTTTCCTAAAATAAACTCAATTTCTTTTTCCGTAAACGATTTATTGGACAAATTATCTTCTGAAATAACATCGTCCAGTAATTTACTTTTCAACTCCTGTAATTGCAATATTTTTTCCTCAATGGTATCTTTTAAAATCAATTTGTAAGAAAAAACCGTTCTGTCCTGTCCCAGACGATAAGCTCTATCAATTGCCTGATTTTCTACTGTCTTATTCCACCAAGGATCATAGATAAATATCGTATCCGCAGCCGTTAAATTC containing:
- a CDS encoding DNA polymerase III subunit alpha produces the protein MGDFVHLHLHTEYSLLDGVGKIEDYMKRAKALRMKAIAITDHGNMFGALEFYQKAQKYGLKAIIGVEVYLSEFPLEEKKGRNFHLILLAENYEGYQNLMRLSSLAYLEGFYYKPRIDKELLRKYSKGILALSACLNGEIASYILEGAEESKIEACIREYQDIFGKENFYLEVQAHEEKEQRQVNEALYAFGKKLQIPLVATNDTHYVNKGEHLLQDVILCIQTGSHISDEKRMRIEMQDLYLKSYEEMYAMLGEQYAEAIQNSVEIAKRCQLWIPMHEFQFPDYTLPEGIASLEEYLKKLTYEGLAKRYPRGLDEAIVERAEYELSIINKMGYAGYFVVVWDFIAFARKKKIPIGPGRGSAAGSLVAYALEITQLDPLEYHLIFERFLNPERISMPDIDIDICQERRQEIIDYVVHKYGQDKVAQISTFGTLKARAAIRDVGRVMEVELSKIDKAAKCIPMFASLREVLEENIDLKTMYQQDVELKNVINTAIRIENKVRHISTHAAGVLITKKSLTESVPLYADSKNGIVSTQYQMKELEELGLLKIDFLGLRTLTILQRTQDYIEENTDKKIVLSEISLQDEKVYDMLSRGDSFGVFQMESRGLRSILKRLKPNSFGDIIALLSLYRPGPLGSGMVDDFIERKHGKKAIVYPHVSLQEVLEETYGVILYQEQVMKIANIMADYSLGEADLLRRAMGKKNVEIMHENRSKFIERSVKKGYEREKAEEIFDLIDKFAGYGFNKSHSAAYALIAYWTAYFKSHYPKYFYAALLSSEISDIDKISFYFADAKAHGVEIQTPDVQFPSSRFVVKEDKILFALSAIKNVGTGISEKIKEEKEKRGKFLSYEDFVERMRKEGLNKKGLEAFIYAGALDSLPGNRHEKIESLDKVLDYVQRKSKADDIQQMNLFGDSKKNLIQFSLPQLEEYPMDILLEKEKEFLGFYVSANPLDKYESLYRSFEFDELNVLKEEHTEKEVWLYGIVQNLKKTRTKKGDPMAFADLENYQGQIPTVIFPKIYQESGFLLLDRTIVFLRGKVQTDYFRGEESKKIIVQKLFSFEHFLAQSSLKVYLHILEEDMGHYRQLKESLLQYRGGNHELYFALQGKEGKKLRKSSFSIHLNLSFFEEMSQIIGKNRVKIRWKES